In Salvia miltiorrhiza cultivar Shanhuang (shh) chromosome 4, IMPLAD_Smil_shh, whole genome shotgun sequence, the DNA window CCAAAAATAGAAAGCtaatcaatttaattaaacttatGGCACACATACACCAAGCAAATAAAAACAGTACAATTACTAATGAATCCAAACTACCTAACTCATACATGTTATCCTAGATGCGATACGAGGTATTTGATAAATTGACAATTTCAGGCTTAAAGCCGCATGattatcaaaattaaatttcattCCTCTTTTTGTATGTGTAAATGTTATGCCAAAGATGTAACAATTAATGCCGGATCCTTTACCACACATCAAGTGTTGAGAAACTCTCTGTTGGGCATGTTGTTTAATTACAATGATCACAACTTCAAACAAAATTGGCATGATCTAGTTTGCTTCAAGTTGGTTCACAACTTCTAAAACCTAGAGTGCATAAACTTATTGCAAATATCAATTCTACCGACCTCCAACATTATGCAGAAAGAAACAATCTCTAGTCACTCATTAGCAAATGAACTTGTCTGAATATAAATCTATAATAATACACTTGTGTTCCACCAATTAAAAAACGTGCAATGATTTTAAAGGCAATTCAATTTTCGACTACGCCACCTATATATAGTAACATAATATATGCAGGCCCTCAATTATGACAAACGAAAATCTCAAAGAAGTTCATAATCAGAAACCTCAGATCCACCCCCAATATGCATATCCAGCGAAAGAGCTAACACATTCCCCTAATATCATCTTTTCCAAGTACAAAATCAACCCACATTTAAACACAATCAACAATAAGAAAACAGAAGCAAGAATCTATGAAAGGAACCGACGAAATCAACcaaaataaataactaataGTAAATCCTAAGTTCGGAGAGAAAGGACTGAACAAGATCGTACCGTGCAGCAATCAAATCATCTCAAATTTCTTCTGCGCCATCTGATTTTCATCATACGAAATGGCCGCAATAGGATTGCATGTGCATGAATAATCACAGGTCGCAATACAAAATTTCAGGTGGAAAGTTTTGAGTCTCAATTTTTTCTTCCCTCTTCACAAATTGGTGCGATTTGGTAACTAAAATAAAAGGTTTACAAATATGCAAATTTAACCCCTATACTTGGGAAAATTCTACGTCAGGCCCTGAAATATCgagaatataatttttatcTCATTCCTGAGAACACGGGTTTACGAGACTTTATTTTTATGCGACTActaatctatactaatataaaaagtgtATTGagcataaaatataaattatctaCTATatctttattatatattttattttaagaataattttttaaataaaactagaatattaattcattagatattgtacactaaatctatttgatatatatcaagggcttataaataaatatctctatccaataaaatatataaagaagaatatatatatatatatatatatatattaattcattaggtatagattaaaaatctatatatctaatttcttcttctatatactatttaaaagaatatattaatttgtattttaaaaaaaataaatctacaCGAATATATCACTATAGTAGATTTATCTAAAAATAAGTACCTTATTTCATCTTCGGTAATGACATTAAAAAGTACATTTGCAGTTTCGCTTCACTTTTTTactaaaagaagaagaattagaTCTCGAAAATACTAtaacaatatattaatttattaaatatacattaaaaatctatatgattttattttctatcactacattaattaaaaatctatcTTCTCTTTTTAACGAAATTGAAAAACTATCTTCAATTTTATACTATAAccatcaaaataataattatatcatcaAGGCGACACCCAAGCAATGCGAACTTCTGTCGatgaacagtgaggtctaggATTCTAACCCCACCACTCCTCCTCTCCCAagccaaaagaaaaaaaaaatcaaaagaataGTTATTGTGAAATTTATCacaattattcaattttaacaaTTGATTAATGTGAAGTTCATGAATTGTGTGCAAATGCATACACTTTCTACTAGTACATAGTGAATTATGCTAATtcagcttttttttttctttctcaaaagaaaatgaataataattctcattttttcttTGTGTATCTCTAATCCTCAGTTatctaaataaaaagaaagtgcattatcaattaaattgcaCTTCATTGCCAGCTATCATAATTAAATTGAGTATAACATATTTGATCgactaattaatatttaaatttacatatattttatatgtcaaaattttaaattctttGAATCTCAATTTGATAAAAGTTTATTCAAATCATTATAGTGAAACTCAATTGCTAAATGAGTGAAACTTGAGTGTGGCATCATTCAACTTTTTAACTCATTAGCAAGCTCCTTAAATAAGAAAAGATAAAACTACCATggtgtgcgtgtgttgaccAAATaataaggggttaatgcctaaaaccaaaggtcttgggttcgagtctccTATagcgcggtctttaaatttttttatttaatactgttaatttataaaaaaaaaaaactaccaaGTTGATATAATGTATACTTCCATAACTAGtaagtatttaaattctataACAAACCTTATTTGTATAGAAAATGACGAAAGCAAGTaaaaatattgtaatttttttttaatcacaaAAATATTGTAATTTCTTAGAATAAGTAACTAATTTATTTTTCGGTAAATAAAACTCGAGCTCAACTTAAAATAAGTCAAGTTTGAGCTAGCACTACTCGACTCGATTGCACACTCATCAACTACCTTCAAACCAAAAGTGAATATCTAGGTTCAAACTCTCCATCTCTCTATCTCTTTCTTTGGAGGTAACATTACGCAAATCTCGATCCTGTTTAAACGGAATTCACTGATGCTTTAACTTTCCTGCACATTTGTTCcgtgagaatttttttttttctcaaacaaTAAAAGATTACAGATgattacaaaatacaaattgcCTGTGAAAATGTTCATCATGAGACATTTTGGAGCATGATTGCAACACATATCTAGTCCATTAAATCAAACCTTGGGGCATACCAGCCTAACTCGTCGATGATCTGTTGCAGTCTTGCTTCCTGCCCTTTTGAGTCCCCTAAGGCCGTGGTGAAGGGGTACACGTACGTCACCTTGGTCGCCATAGCTCTATAAGAAACCACGTCTGCGTTTACCAGAAACTCCATTACATCCCGACCACCAAATCCTCCATCCACCTCAGCCTGCAGATACTGCCCTGCATTATTCCCACCACCCACCAATTCATCAACACATACTTCAGTTCTAACTAGAAAAAGCTGGTATTGGCCTCATTAGTTGGAGTCAAAACCCTCAATTGACATCATTCCCCTTGTTTAAATTTATGCACATACAAACACACAAATGCTATATATCTAGGATAAGTTACAAAGATCCTCAAATACGTGCATTAAGGTACAAAGGCTTCTTATTCCACATCAAAGATAACACTTTTTGTCAAGCTCAATTCTATAACTGGGTTATGCCAAAATTCCCCCACAAAGTTTATACTTGCCTTACCTAACTAAACAAGGTAACATAACAAGCGAGTAGTGAGTTACCGGTAGGTGTATCTTCAACAAGCTGGATCTTGGCATTCTTCTGAGTTTTTAGGATTGCATCTTGCAATTGCTGATGCCATACAACAGTCAGATCTCTAGTTCGGTTAAACCAACAGCAGACGTGATGTAAAAAAGGGAGCGACTGACCTGAATGGCAGCTCCACTCGAAGAATAGCCCTCTATCCTCCATGGAAATGAAAAACTTGATGACTTGGGATTGCTTGACACACACCCTGGATTTATTGAAGGGCAAGGTctgatttttctgcatccaagACACATATTACATGCCACATTTTTCTTCTTCGATCGAATGCTATTGCGATGAAGCAAACTTCAAACCCCAGTTTTATTATGAGATTCACAAAAGTCCActaattttatatatgtatatgtttatagcaacaaccaccaccacaaACAACAGGAACCAAGTGCAATTCGGAAATTCTGcataattccaacaaaaataatgaaGTACTTCAAAAAGGGGCAACTTAATTAGTTACAAGTGAATTTGGGAATCCTCATCCTACTACAGCATACCATCATCATCAATTTCTTATGGAGGCAACCAAAGGTAATGTGCTAAGTCAAGCAGAAGAATTATGCATcaaagtaataaaaaaattactaccaAGATTTTAATTCAAAACTCA includes these proteins:
- the LOC131020174 gene encoding thylakoid lumenal 17.9 kDa protein, chloroplastic — translated: MMILGHLLHHISPVFPISKPTPKLSCKFSVDCINNIDKYSTKPTINWSSNLISFAIAVALVAPLPSSAIPFPSFDSKSSSTTTPFSQAQNLPTGLENGKIRPCPSINPGCVSSNPKSSSFSFPWRIEGYSSSGAAIQQLQDAILKTQKNAKIQLVEDTPTGQYLQAEVDGGFGGRDVMEFLVNADVVSYRAMATKVTYVYPFTTALGDSKGQEARLQQIIDELGWYAPRFDLMD